From one Populus alba chromosome 17, ASM523922v2, whole genome shotgun sequence genomic stretch:
- the LOC118056079 gene encoding probably inactive leucine-rich repeat receptor-like protein kinase At5g48380, whose amino-acid sequence MAVGGAKIALLLIHILSVAGNGYSSSQDNDHGGDDHEHRKKLISSLKSGFVIGYVFSSVSVLTIFLPYCVPWARLIKRKGNEVTMKTPMMTSLMERQEKKRKEANVQNSKLEKKVTRTSFAALNIATRSFDQDNVIGVGRMGTMYRAAHPYDCFTAVKRLHDSQPLGKQFRSELTILAKFRHMNIIPLLGFCIESRERLLVYKYMPNGNLHDWLHPVKCNAEKLDWHVRVKIAIGVARGLAWLHDFNNFLLVHLDICSRSILLDKYFEPKISNFGGAMHRRSNDKGLIASSKIGEVELIKQDVYQFGILLLELIAVHDPDHNSKSSHTLKENLFERIAHLSSSSSGFYHAVDKSLLGQGFDGEILHFLKIASSCIHPILDQRPTMLQAFQMLTVLRRVSRNHLNSII is encoded by the exons ATGGCTGTGGGTGGTGCAAAAATTgctcttcttttgattcatatCCTCAGTGTTGCCGGCAATGGATACAGTTCTTCACAAGACAACGACCACGGGGGTGATGATCATGAACATCGGAAAAAGTTGATATCTTCACTCAAAAGTGGGTTTGTAATAGGTTATGTCTTCTCTTCGGTTTCCGTTTTAACCATTTTCTTGCCCTATTGTGTGCCTTGGGCTCGTCTCATCAAGAGGAAAGGGAATGAGGTGACGATGAAGACACCAATGATGACATCTTTGATGGAAAggcaagagaagaagagaaaggaagccAACGTGCAG AATTCGAAGTTGGAGAAGAAGGTTACAAGAACAAGTTTCGCGGCACTCAATATTGCCACTCGCAGTTTTGACCAAGACAATGTCATCGGAGTCGGAAGGATGGGGACAATGTACAGGGCAGCGCACCCTTATGATTGTTTCACTGCAGTTAAGAGATTACATGACTCTCAACCTTTAGGGAAACAGTTCAGGTCTGAGCTAACAATTCTAGCCAAGTTCAGACACATGAACATAATTCCACTACTGGGATTCTGCATAGAATCCAGGGAAAGGCTTTTGGTGTACAAATATATGCCAAATGGGAACCTTCATGATTGGTTACATCCTGTGAAATGCAACGCTGAAAAACTGGACTGGCATGTCAGGGTTAAAATCGCCATCGGAGTAGCCCGAGGCTTGGCATGGCTTCATGATTTTAACAACTTCCTACTAGTTCATCTTGACATATGCTCAAGGAGCATCTTGctggataaatattttgaacCGAAGATATCAAATTTTGGAGGGGCAATGCACAGGAGATCAAATgacaagggcttaattgcaagtAGTAAGATAGGTGAAGTGGAATTGATCAAGCAGGATGTCTATCAATTTGGTATTCTTCTTCTTGAGCTAATTGCAGTTCATGATCCTGACCATAACAGTAAATCATCTCACACTCTAAAGGAGAATTTGTTTGAACGAATCGCTCATCTATCGAGCAGTTCTTCTGGCTTCTATCATGCTGTTGATAAATCTCTTCTTGGTCAAGGATTTGATGGTGAAATACTTCATTTTCTGAAGATCGCATCTAGCTGTATTCATCCCATTCTAGATCAAAGGCCAACGATGCTTCAAGCATTCCAAATGTTAACGGTTCTTAGGAGAGTGTCAAggaaccatctcaactcaataataTAA